Proteins found in one Panicum hallii strain FIL2 chromosome 4, PHallii_v3.1, whole genome shotgun sequence genomic segment:
- the LOC112890431 gene encoding uncharacterized protein LOC112890431, with protein sequence MGICLGKQQPLPLWMDLPVELAGLILCRLLSPTDRLRFIAICRQWCLTAKQQHPLPLALPWLRLNYDTFQSLPDGQLRHYCMSLGFFSPVCISDGWLLCLRSSSGPDDELFLTNPFTKDTIKLLVPDNCVSSLGGFLAMSRLHKMIVCRGDLITAIFFGGYVCFYRPGTPSWQVCPHDLRGEWYKDIAFHHGKVYVLTTKEDLFAFEAGDSEAAEVSRASHVEHKIRAVHQLQPPAANLEKLLAKRYLFTSSAKLLMVELIDHGVPFQRILGP encoded by the coding sequence ATGGGTATTTGCCTGGGCAAGCAGCAACCATTGCCGCTCTGGATGGACCTCCCGGTGGAGCTCGCTGGCCTCATCCTGTGCCGACTGCTATCGCCCACGGACCGGCTCCGCTTCATAGCCATCTGCCGCCAGTGGTGCCTCACCGCGAAGCAGCAGCATCCGTTGCCACTGGCACTGCCGTGGCTCCGCTTAAACTACGACACCTTCCAAAGCCTCCCCGACGGTCAGCTGCGTCACTACTGCATGTCCCTGGGATTTTTCTCACCGGTCTGCATCTCTGACGGCTGGCTGCTCTGCCTACGGTCTAGTTCCGGTCCTGATGATGAGCTATTCTTGACGAATCCTTTCACTAAAGACACCATTAAGCTGCTCGTACCTGACAATTGCGTAAGTTCACTCGGTGGGTTCCTCGCTATGTCCCGATTGCACAAGATGATAGTTTGCCGAGGTGACCTCATCACCGCGATCTTCTTCGGCGGCTATGTTTGCTTCTACCGGCCGGGCACTCCCTCATGGCAGGTATGTCCACATGATCTTCGCGGTGAATGGTACAAAGACATCGCCTTCCACCATGGCAAGGTCTACGTGCTTACTACCAAGGAGGACCTTTTCGCCTTCGAGGCCGGCGACAGCGAAGCAGCGGAGGTGTCTAGGGCATCCCATGTCGAGCATAAGATCAGGGCCGTACATCAGCTACAGCCTCCGGCGGCGAATCTTGAGAAGCTTTTGGCCAAACGCTACCTCTTCACATCGTCTGCCAAGCTGTTGATGGTTGAATTGATCGACCACGGTGTTCCTTTTCAACGTATCCTTGGTCCCTGA